In one window of Lynx canadensis isolate LIC74 chromosome B3, mLynCan4.pri.v2, whole genome shotgun sequence DNA:
- the LOC115517179 gene encoding olfactory receptor 4K1, giving the protein MAHTNESVVSEFVLLGLSNSWELQLFFFAIFSLVYVTSVLGNIMIIVIISSDSHLNSPMYFLLSNLSFIDICQSNFATPKMLVDFLVEHKTISFEGCMAQIFLLHSFVGSEMMLLVAMAYDRFIAICKPLYYSTIMNRRLCIIFVFISWAVGILHSVSHLAFTVDLPFCGPNEVDSFFCDLPLVIELACMDTYEMEIMTLTNSGLISLGCFLALIISYTIILITVRRRSSSGSSKALSTLTAHITVVILFFGPCIYFYIWPFSRLSVDKFLSVFYTVCTPLLNPIIYSLRNEDVKSAMRKLRNRHVNSWKN; this is encoded by the coding sequence ATGGCTCACACAAATGAATCAGTGGTATCTGAGTTTGTGCTTCTGGGACTGTCTAACTCTTGGGaacttcagcttttcttttttgccatCTTCTCTTTAGTGTATGTGACATCAGTGCTGGGCAACATCATGATTATTGTCATAATTTCCTCTGACTCACATTTGAACTCTCCTATGTACTTCCTACTCAGcaacctttcttttattgatatctGCCAATCTAATTTTGCCACCCCCAAGATGCTTGTGGACTTCCTTGTTGAGCATAAGACTATCTCCTTTGAGGGCTGCATGGCCCAGATATTCCTTCTTCACAGTTTTGTTGGGAGTGAGATGATGTTGCTTGTAGCTATGGCATATGACAGATTTATAGCCATCTGTAAGCCCCTATATTATAGCACAATTATGAATCGGAGACTATGTATAATTTTCGTATTTATTTCCTGGGCTGTGGGTATTCTTCATTCTGTGAGTCACTTGGCTTTTACAGTGGATTTGCCATTCTGTGGCCCCAATGAGGTAGATAGCTTCTTTTGTGACCTTCCCCTAGTGATAGAGCTGGCTTGTATGGATACTTATGAAATGGAAATTATGACCCTAACTAACAGTGGCCTGATATCATTGGGCTGTTTTCTGGCTTTAATTATTTCCTACACCATCATTTTGATCACTGTTCGTCGCCGGTCCTCCAGTGGGTCATCCAAGGCACTTTCTACATTAACTGCTCACATCACAGTGGTGATTCTTTTCTTTGGGCCTTGCATTTACTTCTATATATGGCCTTTTAGCAGACTTTCTGTGGATAAGTTCCTTTCTGTGTTCTACACTGTTTGCACGCCCCTGTTGAATCCCATCATCTACTCTCTAAGGAATGAAGATGTTAAATCAGCCATGCGAAAGCTGAGAAACCGTCATGTGAACTCCTGGAAAAACTAG
- the LOC115517180 gene encoding olfactory receptor 4K5: MDKVNSSVVSEFVLLGLCSSQDLQLFFFVFFSVLYVVIVLGNLLIIMTVTSDNSLHSPMYFLLGNLSFVDICQASFATPKMIADFLSEHKTISFSGCIAQIFFIHLFTGGEMVLLVSMAYDRYVAICKPLHYVVIMSRRTCSFLVMVSWAVGLVHTLSQLSFTVNLPFCGPNVVDSFFCDLPRVTKLACLDSYTVEILIVVNSGILSLSTFSLLVVSYIIILVTVWFKSSAAMAKAFSTLAAHITVVILFFGPCIFIYVWPFTTYPVDKLLAIFYTIFTPILNPIIYTLRNRDMKAAMRKIITYYLRPKKISEMPLVVRNSLY; the protein is encoded by the coding sequence ATGGATAAGGTCAATTCTTCAGTGGTGTCTGAATTTGTATTGCTGGGACTCTGTAGTTCTCAGGAtctccaacttttcttttttgttttcttctctgtgttataTGTGGTCATTGTGCTGGGAAACCTTCTCATCATCATGACAGTAACCTCTGATAACAGCCTGCACTCCCCCATGTACTTCCTCCTGGGAAACCTGTCCTTTGTGGACATCTGTCAGGCTTCTTTTGCTACCCCTAAGATGATTGCAGATTTTCTGAGTGAACACAAGACCATCTCCTTCAGTGGCTGCATAGCccagattttcttcattcatctttTTACTGGAGGAGAGATGGTACTACTTGTCTCCATGGCCTATGACAGATATGTAGCTATATGCAAACCCCTACACTATGTAGTCATCATGAGCAGAAGGACGTGCAGTTTCCTGGTAATGGTCTCCTGGGCTGTGGGCTTGGTGCACACATTAAGCCAGTTATCATTTACTGTAAACCTGCCTTTTTGTGGACCCAATGTTGTAGACAGCTTTTTTTGTGACCTTCCTCGAGTGACCAAACTTGCCTGCCTGGACTCTTATACTGTTGAAATACTAATTGTAGTCAATAGTGGAATTCTTTCACTaagtactttctctctcttggttGTCTCTTACATCATTATTCTTGTCACCGTCTGGTTTAAGTCTTCTGCTGCAATGGCCAAGGCATTTTCAACACTGGCTGCCCATATAACCGTGGTAATATTGTTCTTTGGACCTTGCATCTTTATCTATGTGTGGCCCTTTACCACTTACCCTGTGGATAAACTTCTAGCCATATTTTACACCATTTTCACTCCCATTCTAAACCCCATTATTTACACACTAAGGAACAGGGATATGAAGGCTGCCATGAGGAAGATTATAACCTATTACCTGAGGCCCAAGAAAATTTCTGAAATGCCACTAGTAGTGAGGAATTCTCTTTATTAA